One window from the genome of Actinoplanes teichomyceticus ATCC 31121 encodes:
- a CDS encoding histidine phosphatase family protein has product MPDPLEPRCRLVLVRHGQTPCTVDGLFCGSHDAALSSVGERMTEALARHPALAGVELLLTSPALRARQTARAISRASGLDPQVDDRLRELSFGAWENLRPAEVPDPAAHRRWVRDPAYFAPPGGETGLQVQARVLDLVRDATAGRSAVAVVTHKAPIRLIVAFFLGMPASRYRDIGVVSVGSVTELTIGAGRGDVRVLGDVTHLPQPWRRDPDRAADVLAAAG; this is encoded by the coding sequence ATGCCCGACCCCCTGGAGCCACGCTGCCGGCTGGTACTCGTCCGGCACGGTCAGACGCCGTGCACGGTCGACGGCCTGTTCTGCGGCTCGCACGACGCCGCGCTGAGCAGCGTGGGTGAGCGGATGACCGAGGCCCTGGCCCGTCATCCCGCGCTCGCCGGGGTGGAGCTGCTGCTGACCAGCCCGGCCCTGCGGGCCCGGCAGACCGCCCGGGCGATCAGCCGGGCCAGTGGCCTGGACCCGCAGGTGGACGACCGTTTGCGGGAGCTGTCGTTCGGCGCCTGGGAGAACCTGCGGCCGGCCGAGGTGCCCGACCCGGCGGCCCACCGCCGCTGGGTCCGGGACCCGGCGTACTTCGCGCCGCCCGGCGGCGAGACCGGCCTGCAGGTTCAGGCGCGGGTGCTCGACCTGGTGCGGGACGCGACCGCCGGCCGGTCCGCGGTCGCCGTGGTCACGCACAAAGCGCCGATCCGGCTGATCGTCGCCTTCTTCCTGGGGATGCCGGCGTCCCGCTACCGGGACATCGGCGTGGTCTCCGTCGGCTCGGTCACCGAGCTGACGATCGGGGCCGGCCGCGGCGACGTGCGTGTCCTGGGCGACGTGACGCACCTGCCGCAGCCGTGGCGCCGTGACCCGGACCGGGCCGCCGACGTGCTCGCCGCCGCGGGCTGA
- a CDS encoding phosphoribosylaminoimidazolesuccinocarboxamide synthase yields MTDTTQTPRPADVKSREPDVRGRSKRLWWNEDGTCLVELVPSLRSFTYDRDEMFDGTGPLRLDFYELAAQRLARAGVRTAFRRRVDAITYEADYLPAPPFEVIVKNIATGSTVRKYPGLFPEGHRFDPPVVKYDFRVDPEDQPIAEDYLRAYGVPVEAFHETALRCNTVLRDWLSPLDLWDFCLVLATGPDGTPVVISEVSPDCMRLRDQAGRPLDKDLFRAGADEQDIVERWTALLAQVRAGAAGPGE; encoded by the coding sequence ATGACCGACACAACGCAGACGCCGCGACCGGCCGACGTCAAGTCGCGCGAGCCGGACGTGCGTGGCCGGAGCAAGAGACTGTGGTGGAACGAGGACGGCACCTGCCTGGTGGAGCTCGTTCCGAGCCTGCGCAGCTTCACCTACGACCGCGACGAGATGTTCGACGGCACCGGCCCGCTGCGCCTGGACTTCTACGAGCTCGCCGCGCAGCGGCTGGCCCGGGCCGGCGTGCGCACCGCGTTCCGCCGCCGGGTCGACGCGATCACGTACGAGGCGGACTACCTGCCGGCGCCGCCGTTCGAGGTGATCGTCAAGAACATCGCCACCGGATCGACCGTCCGCAAGTATCCGGGTCTGTTCCCGGAAGGTCACCGCTTCGACCCGCCGGTGGTCAAGTACGACTTCCGCGTCGATCCCGAGGACCAGCCGATCGCGGAGGACTACCTGCGCGCGTACGGGGTGCCGGTCGAGGCGTTCCACGAGACCGCGCTGCGCTGCAACACCGTCCTGCGCGACTGGCTCAGCCCTCTCGACCTCTGGGACTTCTGCCTGGTGCTGGCCACCGGGCCGGACGGGACACCGGTGGTCATCTCGGAGGTCTCGCCGGACTGCATGCGGCTGCGTGACCAGGCGGGCCGGCCGCTGGACAAGGATCTCTTCCGGGCCGGCGCGGACGAGCAGGACATCGTCGAGCGCTGGACGGCGCTGCTCGCCCAGGTCCGCGCCGGTGCCGCCGGGCCGGGAGAATGA
- a CDS encoding HAD-IIB family hydrolase, whose protein sequence is MRPDHARLGSVRMVAADLDGTMLTSAGAISPRVRAALAAASRRAVRLAFVTGRPLAPTAVLLRDAGVRGSLAASNGAVVCDARGRVLHRRILDGARAQRALRDLGRVPGLVLGAVLEHELVLDRGFPADLAHEWRDQICAGSVATAVADGVVLKLLLAHATEPVDTLAPVVQAALGRDFAVTYSTRRFVEVSHPQANKGAAVAALAEAAGVPCSAVACIGDMPNDLPMLSYAGVAAAVRNAHPAVLAAADIVTAGNDEDGVAHLLEAIVAARGVAPCGPLADHAG, encoded by the coding sequence GTGAGGCCGGATCATGCCCGGCTCGGCTCGGTGCGGATGGTCGCGGCGGATCTGGACGGCACCATGCTGACCTCGGCGGGGGCGATCTCCCCGCGGGTCCGGGCCGCCCTGGCCGCCGCGTCGCGGCGCGCGGTACGGCTGGCCTTCGTCACCGGCCGGCCGCTCGCGCCCACCGCCGTCCTGCTGCGCGACGCCGGGGTACGGGGAAGCCTGGCCGCCAGCAACGGTGCGGTGGTGTGCGACGCCCGCGGCCGGGTGCTGCATCGGCGGATCCTCGACGGGGCACGGGCGCAGCGGGCCCTGCGCGACCTGGGCCGGGTTCCCGGCCTGGTGCTGGGCGCGGTGCTGGAGCACGAACTCGTCCTCGACCGGGGTTTCCCGGCCGACCTCGCGCACGAGTGGCGCGACCAGATCTGTGCGGGGTCGGTCGCCACGGCGGTTGCCGACGGCGTGGTGCTGAAGCTGCTGCTGGCGCACGCCACGGAACCGGTCGACACGCTGGCGCCGGTCGTCCAGGCCGCCCTCGGCCGCGACTTCGCGGTCACCTACTCGACCCGCCGGTTCGTCGAGGTGTCGCATCCGCAGGCGAACAAGGGCGCGGCGGTGGCCGCCCTCGCGGAGGCGGCCGGGGTGCCCTGCTCCGCGGTGGCCTGCATCGGCGACATGCCGAACGACCTGCCGATGCTGTCGTACGCGGGAGTCGCGGCGGCGGTGCGCAACGCGCATCCGGCGGTGCTGGCCGCCGCCGACATCGTCACGGCGGGCAACGACGAGGACGGCGTGGCGCACCTGCTGGAGGCGATCGTCGCCGCGCGCGGCGTGGCGCCCTGCGGTCCCCTCGCCGACCATGCCGGATAA
- the add gene encoding adenosine deaminase gives MTDRVSTAEIPKAEMHVHLEGTVRPATLLAIARRNDVALPADTVAGLERLYRFTDLQHFIQTWIMTTNCLRTGADFRRITLAYVEEIARQGAVYLEAIFSPAERVQRGVDWDEIFAGYCDAAAEAGERHGVTVVLAPDLYRGIDVRLAEECARVAGRYRDRGITGLGIGGRPEAMPLSAYDRALRIAADQGLAFLPHGGEGCDPESVRELLPYAPARIRHGIGAWRDEELMAELAERRIVLDVCPTSNLRTGAVRDLAEHPLPRLRAAGVRCTVSTDDPAMFHTDLTTEYRVAAGLGVSATDIWAAVVAGATAPEPIRTRLAARVESSHAL, from the coding sequence ATGACGGACCGGGTGAGCACTGCGGAGATTCCCAAGGCGGAGATGCATGTACACCTGGAAGGCACGGTGCGTCCCGCCACGCTGCTGGCCATCGCCCGCCGTAACGACGTGGCGCTGCCCGCCGACACGGTGGCCGGCCTGGAGCGGCTCTACCGGTTCACCGACCTGCAGCACTTCATCCAAACCTGGATCATGACGACCAACTGTCTGCGTACCGGTGCGGACTTCCGCCGGATCACGCTGGCCTACGTGGAGGAGATCGCGCGGCAGGGCGCCGTGTATCTCGAGGCGATCTTCTCGCCGGCCGAGCGGGTGCAGCGTGGCGTCGACTGGGACGAGATCTTCGCCGGGTACTGCGACGCGGCCGCCGAGGCCGGCGAGCGTCACGGCGTCACGGTGGTCCTGGCGCCGGACCTCTACCGGGGCATCGACGTGCGGCTGGCCGAGGAGTGCGCGCGGGTGGCCGGCCGGTACCGCGACCGCGGCATCACCGGTCTGGGCATCGGTGGCCGGCCGGAGGCCATGCCACTGTCCGCCTACGACCGCGCGCTGCGGATCGCCGCGGACCAGGGGCTGGCCTTCCTGCCGCACGGCGGGGAGGGCTGCGACCCGGAGTCGGTGCGCGAACTGCTGCCGTACGCGCCGGCGCGCATCCGGCACGGCATCGGCGCGTGGCGTGACGAGGAGCTCATGGCCGAGCTGGCCGAGCGGCGGATCGTGCTGGACGTGTGCCCCACCTCGAACCTGCGTACCGGTGCGGTGCGTGACCTGGCCGAGCATCCGCTGCCCCGGCTGCGCGCCGCCGGTGTGCGATGCACGGTCAGCACCGACGATCCGGCGATGTTCCACACCGACCTGACGACCGAGTACCGCGTGGCGGCCGGCCTGGGCGTCAGCGCGACCGACATCTGGGCGGCGGTCGTGGCCGGCGCCACCGCGCCGGAACCGATCCGGACGCGCCTGGCCGCCCGAGTGGAGAGCTCACATGCGCTTTGA
- a CDS encoding GuaB1 family IMP dehydrogenase-related protein, whose product MRFEGRVPPHELTYADVFIRPARSAVASRHEVDLTTGDRSGTTVPVIAANMTSVSGRRMAETLARRGALAVLPQDLPPGTAAEAVAWVKSRHPRYETPVVVPVDTAPEAAAGSMERRAHRCAVVVDGDTPVGVLTEEAARAGRAARSVAELMDRDPLTLADGTDPLAGYEALHAAQRQVALVLAADGSLTGILTPAGAVRASIYRPALDAGGRLRVAAALGVNGDLEIAVKQLVSAGVDLLVLDTAHGHQDRVIAAMRTLRELAPDIPLAAGNVVTAAGVADLVRSGADIVKVGVGPGAMCTTRMMTGVGRPQFSAVLECAAQAGELGATVWADGGCRHPRDVVLALAAGASAVMVGSLLAGTHESPGPARRDEHGRLYKDHFGMASRRAVTARTAGEPALVRARKAFFEEGVSGGRRYLDPARPGAEDLLDVITSGIRSACAYVGARTLPEFRENVVLGVQSPAGFAEGEPLRAV is encoded by the coding sequence ATGCGCTTTGAGGGCCGAGTGCCACCTCACGAACTCACCTACGCCGACGTCTTCATCCGGCCGGCACGCTCGGCGGTGGCATCCCGCCACGAGGTGGATCTGACGACCGGCGACCGCAGCGGTACGACCGTCCCGGTGATCGCCGCGAACATGACCTCGGTGTCCGGCCGCCGGATGGCCGAGACGCTGGCCCGCCGCGGCGCGTTGGCGGTACTCCCGCAGGACCTGCCGCCCGGCACCGCGGCCGAGGCGGTGGCCTGGGTCAAGAGCCGGCATCCCCGGTACGAGACGCCGGTCGTCGTGCCGGTGGACACCGCGCCCGAGGCGGCCGCGGGGTCGATGGAGCGCCGCGCGCACCGCTGCGCGGTGGTGGTCGACGGGGACACCCCGGTCGGCGTGCTCACCGAGGAGGCCGCGCGTGCCGGCCGGGCCGCCCGGAGCGTCGCGGAGCTGATGGACCGTGACCCCCTCACTCTCGCCGACGGAACGGATCCGCTGGCCGGGTACGAGGCGCTGCACGCGGCGCAGCGGCAGGTGGCCCTCGTGCTCGCCGCGGACGGTTCGCTGACCGGGATTCTCACCCCGGCCGGCGCCGTCCGGGCGAGCATCTACCGGCCGGCGCTGGACGCCGGCGGGCGGCTACGGGTGGCCGCCGCGCTCGGCGTCAACGGCGATCTGGAGATCGCCGTCAAGCAGCTCGTCTCGGCCGGCGTCGACCTGCTGGTGCTCGACACCGCGCACGGTCATCAGGACCGGGTGATCGCGGCGATGCGGACCCTTCGCGAGCTGGCGCCGGACATCCCGCTGGCGGCGGGCAACGTGGTCACCGCCGCCGGGGTCGCGGACCTGGTGCGCTCGGGCGCCGACATCGTCAAGGTCGGGGTCGGTCCGGGGGCGATGTGCACCACCCGGATGATGACCGGGGTGGGCCGGCCGCAGTTCAGCGCGGTGCTGGAATGCGCGGCGCAGGCCGGCGAGCTCGGCGCGACCGTGTGGGCCGACGGCGGCTGCCGGCACCCGCGCGACGTGGTGCTGGCCCTCGCGGCCGGCGCCTCCGCGGTGATGGTGGGCTCGCTGCTGGCCGGAACGCACGAGTCGCCCGGCCCAGCCCGCCGCGACGAGCACGGCCGGTTGTACAAGGACCACTTCGGAATGGCCTCGCGGCGGGCGGTGACGGCCCGCACGGCCGGCGAGCCGGCCCTGGTGCGAGCGCGTAAGGCGTTCTTCGAGGAGGGCGTGTCCGGCGGCCGGCGCTACCTGGACCCGGCCCGGCCGGGCGCCGAGGATCTGCTGGACGTCATCACGTCCGGCATCCGCTCGGCATGCGCCTACGTGGGGGCGCGGACGCTGCCGGAGTTCCGGGAGAACGTGGTGCTGGGCGTGCAGAGTCCGGCCGGCTTCGCGGAGGGTGAACCGCTCCGGGCGGTCTAG
- a CDS encoding HAD family hydrolase — protein sequence MNVTPTIDHIVWDWNGTIFGDSRALIDATIDAFAACGMAPITRADYQRHHMQPITEFYNRLVGRRLTDREQADLDRSFHEAYARHRARVTLTGDAAEALELWAGTGKTQSLLSMYPHERLLPLVHEAGIAHHFTRIDGTDGIEIVRKAPHLRRHLEHLGLPAERVLIVGDSVDDCVAARECGVHCVVYHAGEDALHAREHFAELDVPIVPSLREVLDRLSHDGDLLAVRALSPETPVVAAVPGE from the coding sequence GTGAACGTGACGCCGACCATCGACCACATCGTCTGGGACTGGAACGGCACGATCTTCGGTGACAGCCGCGCCCTGATCGATGCGACGATCGACGCCTTCGCGGCCTGTGGCATGGCGCCCATCACCCGCGCCGACTACCAGCGCCACCACATGCAACCGATCACCGAGTTCTACAACCGGCTGGTCGGCCGGCGCCTCACCGACCGGGAACAGGCCGACCTCGATCGCAGCTTCCACGAGGCGTACGCCCGGCACCGCGCCCGGGTCACGCTGACCGGTGACGCCGCGGAAGCCCTGGAGCTCTGGGCCGGCACCGGCAAAACCCAGTCACTGCTGTCGATGTACCCGCACGAGCGCCTGCTGCCCCTGGTGCACGAGGCCGGCATCGCGCATCACTTCACCCGGATCGACGGCACGGACGGCATCGAGATCGTCCGCAAGGCCCCGCACCTGCGCCGGCATCTGGAGCACCTGGGCCTGCCGGCGGAGCGGGTGCTGATCGTGGGCGACAGCGTGGACGACTGCGTGGCCGCGCGGGAATGCGGCGTGCACTGCGTCGTCTACCACGCGGGCGAGGACGCGCTGCACGCCCGGGAACACTTCGCCGAGCTCGACGTACCGATCGTGCCCAGCCTGCGCGAGGTCCTCGACCGCCTGTCGCACGACGGCGACCTGCTGGCCGTGCGGGCGCTCAGCCCCGAGACGCCGGTCGTCGCCGCGGTGCCGGGCGAGTGA
- a CDS encoding LLM class flavin-dependent oxidoreductase, translated as MTAPTFGVVHDFRRPLPGITDAAYYAECLDEIVLAETLGYATVWLPEHHGAIDGFLPSPLVMAAAVAARTRHIGIGTNAVVAPLHHPLRLAEDVAVADLVSGGRLTLTLVQGYVDRENELFGVPARQRPSRLEEAVAICRQVWQTGRTGFAGRRWTLPDGPFTPVPGRRVPIYVGAFSGPAFDRAARIADGLLLYGGAGVTERYARWREALADAGRTGHVPLVLGATVHVARDDATAWREAAPAIAALDHGFATHQLPAGAAVPPVPGPETVARDAVLVGSPATVADRIVDLHRQVPFDHLCLWGRLPGFSHPAAVEAVTAFATEVVPAVTARITGSAT; from the coding sequence ATGACCGCGCCGACCTTCGGGGTCGTCCACGACTTCCGGCGCCCGCTGCCCGGGATCACCGACGCCGCCTACTACGCCGAGTGTCTCGACGAGATCGTGCTGGCGGAGACCCTCGGCTACGCCACCGTGTGGCTGCCGGAGCACCACGGCGCGATCGACGGCTTTCTGCCCTCGCCGCTGGTCATGGCCGCCGCGGTGGCCGCCCGGACCAGGCATATCGGCATCGGTACGAACGCCGTCGTGGCGCCGCTGCACCATCCGCTGCGGCTGGCCGAGGACGTCGCCGTCGCGGACCTCGTCTCCGGCGGCCGGCTGACGCTCACCCTGGTGCAGGGTTACGTGGACCGGGAGAACGAGCTGTTCGGCGTGCCGGCACGGCAGCGGCCGTCCCGTCTGGAAGAGGCGGTCGCCATCTGCCGGCAGGTGTGGCAGACCGGTCGTACCGGCTTCGCGGGCCGCCGCTGGACGCTGCCGGACGGGCCCTTCACGCCGGTCCCGGGCCGGCGCGTCCCGATCTACGTCGGCGCCTTCAGCGGGCCCGCGTTCGACCGGGCGGCGCGGATCGCCGACGGTTTGCTGCTGTACGGCGGCGCCGGCGTCACCGAGCGGTACGCCAGGTGGCGCGAGGCTCTGGCGGACGCCGGGCGCACCGGGCACGTGCCGCTGGTCCTCGGCGCCACCGTGCACGTCGCCCGGGACGACGCCACGGCCTGGCGGGAGGCCGCTCCGGCGATTGCCGCGCTGGACCACGGCTTCGCGACGCACCAGCTGCCGGCGGGCGCCGCGGTGCCACCGGTACCGGGACCGGAGACCGTCGCCCGCGACGCGGTGCTGGTCGGCTCCCCGGCCACGGTCGCCGACCGCATCGTGGACCTGCACCGGCAGGTGCCGTTCGACCATCTGTGCCTGTGGGGCCGGCTGCCCGGGTTCAGTCATCCGGCGGCGGTCGAGGCGGTCACCGCCTTCGCGACCGAAGTCGTGCCGGCGGTGACCGCCCGGATCACCGGCTCGGCGACGTGA
- a CDS encoding cupin domain-containing protein, with the protein MEHLTERDVPGDPWLRRSLPVSHRVAGDLAGLRYPGRRLACWLHLVPNMMPLFDWLMSTGAELLIGSCDPGTADPAVVDQLRGRGARVLSSGPKPADRRAALDEAVAWRPDLVTEMGGELIAELVRRGCPPRAAMESTTTGIHRLSAVAPLPMPVLNWNDIPLKQLVEHRFHVADALWTAFSALTGIGLLGRRVLVLGYGNVGKGVATQARALGAIVTVADPDPLRLVEARLHGCATAPHATTAAARAEVVVTASGRDGTLDAAVMDRLPDGAILINAGHAPTEFDLDHLHRWPCRQQRPGVAGFTRPDGSHLFVLGDASPLNLAYPHGSLGDDLWDPFNGLMMFGCRWLLDGTWQTAASGLVPFPDREQRVLAELMLTEVRDRPATVVDPADLAPIGPADGGHELREVVGAHLPGSQRRHSLAHSTLRPDGRIPVHRHETTEETFIVAAGSGRVLLDGTESSVTAGQVVVVPPGVRHGFRAGPDGMRLWAVSTPSWTPADHHDDGSPR; encoded by the coding sequence ATGGAGCATCTGACCGAACGGGACGTGCCGGGTGACCCGTGGCTGCGCCGGTCCCTGCCGGTGAGTCATCGGGTGGCCGGCGACCTGGCCGGGCTGCGCTATCCCGGCCGCCGGCTCGCCTGCTGGCTGCACCTGGTGCCGAACATGATGCCGCTGTTCGACTGGCTGATGTCGACCGGCGCCGAGCTGCTGATCGGCAGCTGCGACCCGGGGACCGCCGATCCGGCCGTGGTGGATCAGCTGCGCGGGCGCGGCGCCCGGGTGCTCAGCAGCGGGCCGAAACCGGCGGACCGGCGCGCCGCGCTCGACGAGGCGGTCGCCTGGCGTCCCGACCTGGTCACCGAGATGGGCGGTGAGCTCATCGCCGAACTGGTGCGGCGCGGCTGCCCGCCCCGCGCCGCGATGGAGTCCACCACCACCGGCATCCATCGTCTGTCCGCCGTGGCGCCACTGCCCATGCCGGTGCTGAACTGGAACGACATCCCCCTCAAGCAGCTCGTCGAGCACCGCTTCCACGTCGCCGACGCGCTCTGGACGGCGTTCTCCGCACTCACCGGGATCGGTCTGCTCGGCCGCCGGGTGCTGGTGCTCGGATACGGCAACGTCGGCAAAGGCGTGGCGACCCAGGCCCGCGCGCTGGGCGCCATCGTGACCGTGGCCGACCCGGACCCGCTGCGCCTGGTCGAGGCCCGCCTGCACGGCTGCGCGACGGCGCCGCACGCGACGACCGCGGCTGCCCGGGCCGAGGTGGTCGTCACCGCGTCCGGCCGGGACGGCACCCTGGACGCGGCCGTCATGGACCGGCTGCCGGACGGGGCGATCCTGATCAACGCCGGCCACGCGCCCACCGAGTTCGACCTCGACCATCTGCACCGGTGGCCGTGCCGGCAGCAGCGGCCGGGCGTCGCGGGCTTCACCCGGCCGGACGGGTCGCACCTGTTCGTGCTGGGCGACGCGAGCCCGTTGAACCTCGCCTACCCGCACGGTTCGCTCGGCGACGACCTGTGGGACCCGTTCAACGGCCTGATGATGTTCGGCTGCCGCTGGCTGCTCGACGGCACGTGGCAGACCGCCGCCAGCGGATTGGTGCCCTTCCCCGACCGGGAGCAGCGGGTGCTCGCCGAGCTGATGCTGACCGAGGTACGCGACCGTCCGGCCACCGTGGTCGATCCGGCCGACCTCGCGCCGATCGGCCCGGCCGACGGCGGCCACGAGCTGCGCGAGGTCGTGGGCGCACACCTGCCCGGCTCGCAGCGGCGGCACAGCCTCGCGCATTCCACGCTGCGCCCGGACGGCCGGATACCGGTGCACCGGCACGAGACCACCGAGGAGACGTTCATCGTCGCGGCGGGCTCCGGGCGCGTGCTGCTGGACGGCACGGAGTCGAGCGTGACCGCCGGTCAGGTGGTGGTCGTGCCACCCGGCGTCCGGCACGGCTTCCGCGCGGGGCCGGACGGCATGCGGTTGTGGGCGGTGTCGACCCCCTCGTGGACACCGGCCGACCATCACGACGACGGGTCGCCGCGATGA
- a CDS encoding MFS transporter, whose protein sequence is MRKYLFCLRQRYASSLLIWNFLGRLPAGMGSLAIVLFLRAHDVAYGRLGAITALYAACSAVGAPVLARLIDKRGQKVPLPVAALISGLGFALLAGFGVRHTPIVLLGVGLAGFFMPPLEPALRSVWPSVLPDESTVEVAYALDSALQNILFVSGPVLVVLLYGAVDPATAVLVIGGIAVVGTLAFVALPPVRSWRGAERVPDWAGALRSRTLVVLLVTMVFLGSLVGVLNVATVAYAEMLGRDGLAGLQLAAFSVGSLVGGLAYGARQWTGDPLRRLLVISLIMAVATWPLVLVPGPNLQLVLMGIAGLGLAPVLTCCFVLVGRVVPTGTVTEAFAWITAVFLGGSACGSALVGAVLPHTGLTTAFALGAAGSTAAFLTTLFLALRRPADNMPARAMAVEGADSP, encoded by the coding sequence ATGCGCAAATACCTTTTCTGCCTCCGCCAAAGGTACGCATCATCGCTGCTCATCTGGAACTTCCTCGGCCGCCTCCCGGCCGGCATGGGCTCGCTCGCGATCGTGCTGTTCCTGCGGGCGCACGACGTCGCCTACGGCCGCCTCGGCGCGATCACGGCGCTGTACGCCGCCTGCTCCGCCGTCGGGGCCCCGGTGCTGGCCCGGCTCATCGACAAGCGCGGGCAGAAGGTGCCGCTGCCGGTTGCCGCGCTCATCTCCGGGCTGGGATTCGCGCTGCTGGCCGGGTTCGGCGTGCGGCACACCCCGATCGTGCTCCTGGGCGTCGGGCTCGCCGGCTTCTTCATGCCGCCGCTGGAACCGGCGCTGCGCAGCGTGTGGCCGAGCGTGTTGCCGGACGAGTCCACGGTCGAGGTGGCCTACGCGCTCGACTCGGCGCTGCAGAACATCCTCTTCGTCTCCGGCCCGGTGCTGGTCGTGCTGCTGTACGGCGCCGTGGACCCGGCCACCGCCGTACTGGTCATCGGCGGCATCGCGGTGGTCGGCACCCTGGCGTTCGTGGCGTTGCCGCCGGTGCGGTCCTGGCGCGGCGCCGAACGGGTGCCGGACTGGGCCGGAGCGCTGCGCTCCAGGACGCTGGTCGTGCTGCTGGTCACCATGGTGTTCCTGGGCAGCCTGGTCGGTGTGCTCAACGTGGCCACCGTGGCCTACGCCGAGATGCTCGGCCGGGACGGACTGGCCGGCCTGCAGCTGGCGGCATTCTCGGTCGGGAGCCTGGTCGGTGGTCTGGCGTACGGGGCTCGGCAGTGGACCGGTGACCCGCTGCGCCGCCTGCTCGTCATCTCGCTGATCATGGCCGTCGCCACGTGGCCGCTCGTGCTGGTGCCCGGCCCGAATCTGCAGCTGGTCCTGATGGGCATCGCCGGCCTCGGGCTCGCGCCCGTGCTGACCTGCTGCTTCGTCCTGGTCGGCAGGGTGGTGCCGACCGGCACGGTGACCGAGGCGTTCGCCTGGATCACCGCGGTCTTCCTGGGCGGCAGCGCCTGCGGTTCGGCCCTGGTCGGGGCGGTGCTGCCGCACACCGGACTGACCACCGCCTTCGCGCTGGGCGCCGCGGGCAGCACGGCCGCGTTTCTCACCACACTCTTCCTCGCGCTGCGCCGTCCGGCCGACAACATGCCGGCGCGTGCGATGGCGGTCGAGGGAGCCGACTCGCCGTAG
- a CDS encoding GMC family oxidoreductase — MHSPPAGTYDVIILGGGVAGCVLAARLSESPETSVLLVEAGPDYGPDRSAWPEKELNARVLPREDVWEPVAEPYRIRARVLGGSSVINGCWHTWGSAHDYAEWAAVAGPEWSEAALEPFRRQAVAKMRVRPVPDSELSPWSSGSLTAAGELGYPWEADMAAPSSGPSCGCPPVNAVGSLRWNAAFAYLEEARARPNLTILDRTAVHRLIIRDGAVTGAEVERDGQRSTLTGGAYILSAGAFGSPAVLLRSGVGPAADLESLGIPVQIDLPGVGANLTDHPSLVLPLTPTAELNAALLEREEAGELYASQVAIKAASPLCADGSWDLHLLPTAGAPLFGTLPRGQYEVGIAAFLMKPHSRGRVFLRSADPAVPIGIEPGFLSDPEGRDLRVARWGLTRAVELAGSVALKSLATVRPGPLPHELPDADLRAQAGSYWHPVSTCAAGRDGDEAAVVDGTGRVRGLSNLRVIDASILPTITASNTQLPTLVVAEMLAARIRGQ, encoded by the coding sequence ATGCACAGTCCTCCTGCCGGAACCTACGACGTGATCATTCTGGGGGGAGGGGTGGCGGGTTGCGTCCTCGCCGCCCGCCTGAGTGAGTCTCCAGAGACCTCCGTTCTGCTCGTGGAGGCCGGCCCGGACTACGGGCCGGACCGCTCCGCATGGCCCGAGAAGGAGCTCAACGCGCGCGTCCTGCCCCGCGAGGACGTCTGGGAGCCGGTCGCCGAGCCGTACCGGATCCGCGCCCGGGTGCTCGGCGGCTCCTCGGTCATCAACGGCTGCTGGCACACCTGGGGCAGCGCCCACGACTACGCCGAGTGGGCGGCCGTGGCCGGTCCGGAGTGGTCCGAGGCGGCGCTGGAGCCGTTCCGGCGGCAGGCCGTCGCCAAGATGCGGGTGCGCCCGGTGCCGGACAGCGAACTGTCCCCCTGGAGCAGCGGCTCGCTCACCGCGGCCGGCGAGCTGGGCTACCCGTGGGAGGCCGACATGGCGGCGCCGTCGTCGGGCCCCTCGTGCGGCTGCCCACCCGTCAACGCGGTCGGCTCGCTGCGCTGGAACGCCGCATTCGCCTATCTGGAGGAGGCCCGCGCACGCCCGAACCTCACGATCCTCGACCGCACGGCCGTCCATCGGCTGATCATCCGGGACGGCGCCGTGACCGGCGCGGAGGTCGAGCGGGACGGGCAGCGCAGCACGCTCACCGGCGGCGCGTACATCCTCTCCGCCGGCGCCTTCGGCTCGCCCGCGGTGCTGCTGCGCAGTGGGGTGGGCCCGGCCGCCGACCTGGAGTCGCTGGGCATCCCGGTCCAGATCGACCTGCCCGGCGTCGGCGCGAACCTGACCGATCATCCCAGCCTCGTGCTGCCGTTGACGCCCACCGCGGAGCTCAATGCCGCGCTGCTGGAACGCGAGGAGGCCGGCGAACTGTACGCCAGTCAGGTCGCGATCAAGGCGGCCAGCCCGCTGTGCGCGGACGGATCCTGGGACCTGCACCTGCTGCCGACCGCCGGCGCGCCGCTGTTCGGCACGCTCCCGCGCGGCCAGTACGAGGTCGGCATCGCCGCTTTCCTGATGAAGCCGCACTCCCGTGGCCGGGTGTTCCTGCGGTCGGCCGATCCCGCCGTGCCGATCGGCATCGAGCCGGGGTTCCTGAGCGACCCGGAAGGCCGGGACCTGCGGGTCGCGCGGTGGGGGCTGACCCGGGCGGTCGAACTCGCCGGCAGCGTGGCGCTGAAGTCGCTGGCCACCGTGCGCCCCGGTCCGCTGCCGCACGAGTTGCCCGACGCCGACCTGCGCGCCCAGGCCGGCAGCTACTGGCATCCGGTGTCCACGTGCGCGGCCGGCCGGGACGGCGATGAGGCGGCGGTCGTCGACGGGACCGGCCGGGTGCGCGGCCTGTCCAACCTCCGCGTGATCGACGCCTCCATCCTGCCCACGATCACGGCCTCGAACACCCAGCTGCCCACGCTGGTGGTCGCCGAGATGCTGGCTGCCCGGATCCGCGGGCAGTGA